A stretch of the Archangium violaceum genome encodes the following:
- a CDS encoding sigma-54-dependent transcriptional regulator has protein sequence MKRAKILVVDDDQIVLKAVTSILSREGYQVVSIDDAVEGLTAAKDPSIDVAVLDIKMPNLSGMDLLRGIKAARPDVEVIMMTAFATVETAVEAVKSGAYDYLTKPFENIDEVSMTVAKAAERKALRDRARALEEALTARNQFEELIGQSSQMRAVFKLVETVSHSTATVLIQGESGTGKELVARAIHYRSARKDKPFVAVNCSALTDTLLESELFGHVKGSFTGATSNKKGLFEAADGGTIFLDEIGDVPPATQVRLLRVLQEGEVKRVGANEPVKVDVRVIAATHVDLSRAKEQGKFREDLFYRLNVITIDLPPLRDRPEDVPLLAHHFLKLYTAKVGKRVTGFTPRAMEALTCNRWTGNVRELENVIERAVVLTSKEVLDVDDLPPGFQDAPQAGAQVEVFSLAHLPYAQAKRLAMRAFERRYLTALLEKHNHNVSSAARAAGVDRSNFRRLLKQYEVAGRSMKRSKEDDDALEVAS, from the coding sequence ATGAAGCGCGCCAAGATCCTGGTCGTGGATGACGATCAGATCGTCCTCAAGGCGGTCACGTCCATCCTCAGCCGCGAGGGCTACCAGGTCGTTTCCATCGACGACGCCGTGGAGGGACTGACCGCGGCGAAGGACCCGTCCATCGACGTGGCCGTGTTGGACATCAAGATGCCCAACCTGTCCGGCATGGATCTGCTGCGCGGCATCAAGGCGGCGCGGCCGGACGTGGAGGTCATCATGATGACCGCCTTCGCCACCGTGGAGACGGCGGTGGAGGCGGTGAAGTCCGGGGCGTACGACTACCTCACCAAGCCCTTCGAGAACATCGACGAAGTGAGCATGACGGTGGCCAAGGCCGCCGAGCGCAAGGCCCTGAGGGACCGGGCGCGCGCGCTGGAGGAGGCGCTCACCGCTCGCAACCAGTTCGAGGAGCTGATCGGCCAGTCGTCGCAGATGCGCGCCGTCTTCAAGCTGGTGGAGACGGTGAGCCACTCCACGGCCACGGTGCTCATCCAGGGCGAGAGCGGCACGGGCAAGGAGCTGGTGGCGCGGGCCATCCACTACCGCAGCGCGCGCAAGGACAAGCCCTTCGTGGCGGTCAACTGCTCGGCGCTGACGGACACGCTGCTGGAGAGTGAGCTCTTCGGCCACGTGAAGGGCAGCTTCACCGGAGCCACCTCCAACAAGAAGGGCCTCTTCGAGGCCGCGGACGGCGGCACCATCTTCCTCGACGAGATTGGCGACGTGCCTCCCGCCACCCAGGTCCGCCTGCTGCGCGTGCTGCAGGAGGGCGAGGTGAAGCGCGTGGGCGCCAACGAGCCGGTGAAGGTGGACGTGCGCGTCATCGCCGCCACGCACGTGGACCTGAGCCGGGCCAAGGAGCAGGGCAAGTTCCGCGAGGACCTGTTCTACCGGCTCAACGTCATCACCATCGACCTGCCGCCGCTGCGAGACCGCCCCGAGGACGTGCCGCTGCTGGCGCACCACTTCCTCAAGCTGTACACGGCGAAGGTGGGCAAGCGGGTGACGGGCTTCACGCCGCGCGCCATGGAGGCGCTCACCTGCAACCGGTGGACGGGCAACGTGCGCGAGCTGGAGAACGTCATCGAGCGCGCGGTGGTGCTCACCTCCAAGGAGGTGTTGGACGTCGACGACCTGCCGCCGGGCTTCCAGGACGCGCCGCAGGCCGGGGCCCAGGTGGAGGTGTTCAGCCTCGCGCACCTGCCGTATGCCCAGGCCAAGCGTCTGGCCATGCGCGCCTTCGAGCGGCGCTACCTCACCGCGCTGCTCGAGAAGCACAACCACAACGTCTCCAGCGCCGCGCGCGCCGCGGGCGTGGATCGCTCCAACTTCCGCCGCCTGCTCAAGCAGTACGAGGTGGCGGGGCGCTCCATGAAGCGCTCCAAGGAGGACGATGACGCCCTCGAGGTGGCGTCCTAG
- the ygiD gene encoding 4,5-DOPA dioxygenase extradiol, producing MTTSSSGSRLPVLFIGHGSPMNAIEDNTWTRSFKSLAGQLPKPKAVLAISAHWFLPGTFVTGNERPPTIHDFGGFPRALYEMQYPAAGSVELARRVVELLGPSRASIQNDWGLDHGSWTVLHHLRPAADVPVVQLSIDARLAPSEHLALGRALAGLRDEGILVMGSGNVTHNLRHAFRSMQSGESTPPKWATSFDEDVARALEQHDGAFLSRVIETEAGRMSHPSIDHFLPLLYAAGAASDRDPVRFPITGFDLGSLSMRSVLFG from the coding sequence ATGACCACCTCTTCTTCCGGATCCCGCCTGCCGGTGCTCTTCATCGGGCACGGCTCCCCCATGAACGCCATCGAGGACAACACCTGGACGCGAAGCTTCAAGTCGCTCGCCGGGCAGCTGCCCAAGCCGAAGGCGGTCCTCGCGATCTCCGCACACTGGTTCCTTCCCGGCACCTTCGTCACCGGGAACGAGCGCCCGCCCACCATCCACGACTTCGGGGGCTTCCCTCGCGCGCTCTACGAGATGCAGTACCCGGCCGCTGGCAGCGTCGAGCTCGCGCGGCGGGTGGTGGAGCTCCTGGGACCCTCTCGCGCGTCGATCCAGAACGACTGGGGCCTGGACCATGGCTCCTGGACCGTGCTCCACCACCTGCGTCCCGCGGCGGATGTCCCGGTCGTGCAGCTCAGCATCGACGCGCGGCTCGCGCCCTCCGAGCACCTCGCGCTGGGCCGCGCGCTGGCCGGGCTCCGCGACGAAGGCATCCTGGTGATGGGCAGCGGCAACGTGACGCACAACCTGCGCCATGCCTTCAGGAGCATGCAGTCGGGCGAGAGCACGCCCCCGAAATGGGCCACGAGCTTCGACGAGGACGTGGCGAGGGCGCTCGAGCAGCACGACGGCGCGTTCCTCTCGCGCGTCATCGAGACCGAGGCGGGGCGCATGTCGCACCCGAGCATCGATCACTTCCTCCCGCTGCTGTACGCCGCCGGCGCCGCCAGCGACCGGGATCCGGTGCGCTTCCCCATCACCGGATTCGATCTCGGCTCGCTGTCGATGCGCTCCGTGCTCTTCGGCTGA
- a CDS encoding YdcF family protein — protein sequence MFVFLSKLLDLLLSPLSWGLLLGVAGLVVRRRRARLAAWLQGLGLLVLYLFSTQPVATGLQRWVEAGVVSTYRPEEVYDAVIVLGGAVDSSATERSGLPEYNQPVERILRGFELLRSGHARNVLLAAGTLDMRPEALVEADVLARQLRMWGIEPERIFTEKRSRNTRENAVESERIIRKQGWTRLVLVTSAAHMPRALGTFEAVGLKPDTLAVDVRAHEWDLHSASWQPRASNLSAGTDALRELFGRLVYRLRGWA from the coding sequence GTGTTCGTCTTCCTGTCGAAGCTGTTGGATCTGCTCCTCTCTCCGCTCTCCTGGGGATTGCTCCTGGGGGTGGCGGGCCTCGTGGTGCGCCGGAGGAGGGCGAGGCTCGCGGCGTGGCTGCAGGGGCTCGGGCTGCTGGTGCTGTACCTCTTCTCGACCCAGCCCGTGGCCACCGGACTGCAGCGTTGGGTGGAGGCGGGCGTGGTGTCCACGTACCGGCCGGAGGAGGTCTACGACGCCGTCATCGTGCTGGGAGGAGCGGTGGACTCGTCCGCCACCGAGCGCTCGGGCCTCCCCGAGTACAATCAACCAGTGGAGCGCATCCTCCGCGGTTTCGAGCTGCTGCGGAGCGGACATGCGCGCAATGTGCTGCTCGCGGCGGGCACACTGGACATGAGGCCAGAGGCGCTGGTGGAGGCCGACGTGCTGGCGAGGCAGTTGCGGATGTGGGGCATCGAGCCCGAGCGCATCTTCACCGAGAAGCGGAGCCGGAACACGCGGGAGAACGCGGTGGAGTCGGAGCGCATCATCCGGAAGCAGGGGTGGACGCGGCTGGTGCTGGTGACGAGCGCGGCGCACATGCCGCGGGCACTGGGCACCTTCGAGGCGGTGGGGCTGAAGCCGGACACGCTGGCGGTGGACGTGCGAGCGCACGAGTGGGATCTGCACAGCGCATCATGGCAGCCGAGGGCGTCCAACCTCTCCGCGGGGACGGACGCGCTGCGAGAGCTCTTCGGCCGCCTCGTCTACCGGCTGCGCGGCTGGGCCTGA
- a CDS encoding GGDEF domain-containing response regulator, whose translation MGDRRLILLVDELPERHAELASTLEQEGFSVRLVAAGPEAQRRIDEAQLVLLGLGPAGGPSRALLQHLMARDDEGKGPPIVALVPAEERAAVLAVLRLGAEVVCTPVDSEELLARMARCIQERERLNSLITRVAALERLSITDGLTGVHNHRYFQDRLREEFRRAQRYDDPLSLILIDLDHFKAFNDDHGHQVGDIVLCDVAASLQRSVRETDLLARYGGEEFAILLPRTPLAGALTVAERVWRELGALHTGPQRTLRVTASLGVSAFPHHAVNNAEQLVRSADQALYRAKDEGRNRICVHISPMPLTGLASR comes from the coding sequence GTGGGAGACAGGCGCCTCATTCTGCTGGTGGACGAGTTGCCGGAGCGGCACGCCGAGCTGGCGAGCACGCTGGAGCAGGAGGGTTTTTCCGTCAGGCTCGTGGCGGCGGGCCCGGAGGCCCAGCGCCGCATCGACGAGGCCCAGCTGGTGCTGCTCGGCCTGGGTCCCGCCGGGGGGCCTTCGCGCGCGTTGTTGCAGCACCTGATGGCCCGGGACGACGAGGGGAAGGGCCCCCCCATCGTCGCGCTCGTGCCGGCGGAGGAGCGCGCGGCGGTGCTGGCCGTGCTGCGGCTGGGCGCCGAGGTGGTGTGCACGCCGGTGGACTCCGAGGAGCTGCTGGCCCGCATGGCTCGCTGCATCCAGGAGCGCGAGCGTCTCAACTCGCTCATCACCCGCGTGGCCGCCCTGGAGCGCCTCTCCATCACGGACGGACTCACCGGCGTCCACAACCACCGCTACTTCCAGGATCGGCTGCGCGAGGAGTTCCGGCGCGCCCAGCGCTACGACGATCCGCTGTCGCTCATCCTCATCGACCTGGACCACTTCAAGGCCTTCAACGACGACCATGGCCACCAGGTGGGCGACATCGTGCTGTGCGACGTGGCCGCCTCGCTCCAGCGCAGCGTGCGTGAGACGGACCTGCTCGCCCGCTATGGAGGCGAGGAGTTCGCCATCCTCCTGCCGCGCACACCTCTGGCCGGCGCCCTCACCGTGGCCGAGCGCGTCTGGCGCGAGCTGGGCGCCCTGCACACCGGCCCCCAGCGGACGTTGCGCGTCACCGCCTCGCTGGGCGTCTCCGCCTTTCCCCACCACGCCGTCAACAACGCCGAGCAGCTGGTGCGCTCCGCCGACCAGGCCCTCTACCGGGCCAAGGACGAGGGCCGCAACCGCATCTGCGTCCACATCTCGCCCATGCCGCTCACCGGCCTCGCCTCCCGCTAG
- a CDS encoding mannosyltransferase family protein, with translation MRLFVSRTLALVILTAVIACAAAAGAGAWRFHHKNPQAPVVRLDEYVVMGWVGWDSSWYMRIAQEGYQYVPGAQSSVAFFPLYPLAIRAVEQLGPNVYQAGVLVTLLCGPLALLLFSRWARLRVKDETTALQAGLLLALYPFTFFLYGVMYSDALFLLLVVGAFGEGAPGAGGPAGRDGDSGAAGGARGGAGAGGPPARVEARAG, from the coding sequence ATGCGTCTCTTCGTGTCGCGTACCCTGGCTCTCGTCATCCTGACCGCCGTCATCGCCTGCGCGGCGGCGGCGGGGGCCGGTGCCTGGCGTTTCCACCACAAGAATCCACAAGCCCCGGTGGTGCGGCTCGACGAGTACGTGGTGATGGGCTGGGTGGGGTGGGACTCGAGCTGGTACATGCGCATCGCCCAGGAGGGGTACCAGTACGTGCCCGGAGCGCAGAGCTCGGTGGCCTTCTTCCCGCTCTATCCGTTGGCCATCCGCGCCGTCGAGCAGCTGGGCCCGAACGTGTACCAGGCGGGGGTCCTCGTCACCCTGCTCTGTGGTCCGCTCGCGCTCCTGCTCTTCTCGCGATGGGCACGCCTTCGCGTGAAGGACGAGACCACCGCGCTCCAGGCGGGGTTGCTCCTCGCCCTGTATCCCTTCACCTTCTTCCTCTATGGAGTGATGTACTCCGACGCGCTCTTCCTCCTGCTGGTGGTGGGCGCCTTTGGAGAAGGGGCACCTGGTGCCGGCGGTCCTGCTGGGCGCGATGGCGACAGCGGCGCGGCCGGTGGCGCCCGCGGTGGTGCTGGGGCTGGTGGCCCGCCGGCTCGAGTGGAAGCGCGAGCGGGGTGA
- a CDS encoding glycosyltransferase family 2 protein, translating to MGKSPSISLFFPAWNEEDYVERSVARAMDVLPRLTDDFEIIIVNDASTDRTQEICEQLAARIPQVRVITHPVNLKLGGALRTGLSASTKDVVVYSDIGLPFDLNELERALHLMNYLEADMICAFRFDRTSEGPQRIAYSFAYNLLIRTLFGVHVKDINFSFKVMHRRVLEAVELNSQGSFIDAELVVKAIHQGFRVFQMGVDYFPRTRGVSTLSSPAVIVKMVRELAKLYPQTRWPRATKRPVRLPPSVAPLHGPSRERERTRGHG from the coding sequence GTGGGCAAATCCCCCAGCATCAGCCTCTTCTTCCCCGCGTGGAACGAGGAGGACTACGTCGAGCGGTCCGTGGCGCGCGCCATGGACGTTCTTCCCCGGCTCACGGATGACTTCGAGATCATCATCGTCAACGACGCCTCCACGGACCGCACGCAGGAAATCTGCGAGCAGCTGGCCGCGCGCATCCCCCAGGTCCGGGTCATCACCCACCCGGTCAATCTGAAGCTGGGCGGCGCCTTGCGCACGGGCCTGTCCGCGTCCACCAAGGACGTGGTGGTCTACTCGGACATCGGCCTGCCGTTCGACCTGAACGAGCTGGAGCGGGCGTTGCATCTGATGAACTACCTGGAGGCGGACATGATCTGCGCCTTCCGGTTCGACCGCACCAGCGAGGGACCCCAGCGCATCGCCTACTCGTTCGCCTACAACCTGCTCATCCGCACGCTGTTCGGTGTCCACGTGAAGGACATCAACTTCAGCTTCAAGGTGATGCACCGGCGGGTGCTGGAGGCGGTGGAGCTCAACAGCCAGGGCTCCTTCATCGACGCGGAGCTGGTGGTGAAGGCCATCCACCAGGGCTTCCGCGTGTTCCAGATGGGGGTGGACTACTTCCCGCGCACGCGCGGGGTGTCCACACTGTCCTCGCCCGCCGTCATCGTGAAGATGGTGCGGGAGCTGGCGAAGCTGTACCCGCAGACGCGCTGGCCCCGGGCGACGAAGCGTCCGGTGCGGTTGCCGCCCTCGGTGGCCCCGCTGCACGGCCCGTCACGCGAGCGAGAGCGGACGCGCGGCCACGGGTAG
- a CDS encoding replication-associated recombination protein A, with protein sequence MDLFEHASRKDEALLAPLAERMRPTRLEEFVGQEHLTGEGRFLHRAIQQDQVPSLILWGPPGTGKTTLAHVIARSTGAAFESLSAVLSGVKDIRETVARAQERWRLHRQRTLLFVDEIHRFNKAQQDALLPHVEKGTVTLIGATTENPSFEVNAALLSRARVVTLRGLEEEELVALLRRAVADPRGLGGKVEVDDEALTFIVQASGGDARRALTALEAAAAHGGPRVDKAIAEETLQHKALLYDKAGEEHYNVVSAFIKSMRGSDVDAALYWMTRMLEAGEDPVFIFRRMVIFASEDIGNADPRALGVAVDALRAFELVGLPEGTLPLTQAVTYLALAPKSNAVLTAYAAARAAVTEGGPLPVPMHLRNAPTKLMKSLGYGAGYKYPHNFEGHYVPEDYLPEALRGRRFYQPSRNGLEQELAERYEDIQRQLAGRTREPGEEG encoded by the coding sequence ATGGACCTCTTCGAGCATGCCAGCCGGAAGGACGAGGCCTTGCTGGCCCCCCTGGCGGAACGGATGCGCCCCACCCGCCTGGAGGAATTCGTCGGGCAGGAGCACCTGACGGGTGAGGGGCGCTTCCTGCACCGGGCCATCCAGCAGGATCAGGTGCCCTCGCTCATCCTCTGGGGGCCCCCGGGGACGGGAAAGACGACGCTCGCCCACGTCATCGCCCGCTCCACCGGCGCCGCCTTCGAGTCCCTCTCCGCCGTGCTCTCCGGCGTGAAGGACATCCGGGAGACGGTGGCCCGCGCCCAGGAGCGCTGGAGGCTGCACCGCCAGCGCACCCTTCTCTTCGTGGATGAGATCCACCGCTTCAACAAGGCGCAGCAGGACGCGCTGCTGCCCCACGTGGAGAAGGGCACCGTCACCTTGATCGGCGCCACCACGGAGAACCCCTCCTTCGAGGTGAACGCCGCCCTCCTGTCCCGAGCGCGCGTCGTCACCCTGCGTGGGCTGGAGGAGGAGGAGCTCGTGGCGCTGCTGCGCCGGGCGGTGGCCGACCCCAGGGGGCTGGGTGGCAAGGTGGAGGTGGACGACGAAGCCCTGACCTTCATCGTCCAGGCCTCGGGGGGAGACGCGCGCCGGGCCCTCACCGCACTGGAGGCGGCGGCCGCGCACGGCGGCCCCCGGGTGGACAAGGCCATCGCCGAGGAGACCCTGCAACACAAGGCGCTGCTCTACGACAAGGCCGGCGAGGAGCACTACAACGTCGTCAGCGCCTTCATCAAATCCATGCGGGGCTCGGACGTGGACGCCGCGCTCTACTGGATGACGCGCATGCTGGAGGCGGGCGAGGACCCCGTCTTCATCTTCCGGCGCATGGTCATCTTCGCCTCGGAGGACATCGGCAACGCGGACCCACGGGCGCTGGGCGTGGCGGTGGACGCGCTGCGGGCCTTCGAGCTGGTGGGCCTGCCCGAGGGCACCCTGCCCCTCACCCAGGCGGTGACGTACCTGGCGCTGGCGCCCAAGTCGAACGCGGTGCTCACCGCGTACGCCGCGGCCCGCGCCGCCGTCACCGAGGGAGGGCCCCTGCCCGTCCCCATGCACCTGCGCAACGCGCCCACGAAGCTGATGAAGTCGCTCGGGTACGGCGCCGGCTACAAATATCCGCACAACTTCGAGGGCCACTACGTCCCCGAGGACTACCTCCCCGAGGCCCTGCGCGGCCGGCGCTTCTACCAGCCCTCGCGCAACGGGCTCGAGCAGGAGCTGGCCGAGCGCTACGAGGACATCCAACGCCAGCTCGCGGGCCGAACCCGCGAGCCGGGAGAGGAAGGCTAG
- a CDS encoding NAD(+)/NADH kinase gives MQTLVLVAKKDKPEAAELAARIRERYPALEVLGDRLLAHTLGWQKVDDRELAARADLVVVLGGDGTLIHAARLLDGSPKPILGVNLGSLGFMTEIPVDGLFSALDDVLAGRFKVDSRMKLTCRLIREGKVVVQDEVLNDVVINKGALARIADHEVSIEDVPIATYKADGVILSTPTGSTAYALSAGGPIVHPSVDCTVLAPICSHALTHRPIIVPADRTIRVALRSETADTFLTLDGQTGHSLRCEDIIEVVRSPNRVSLVRNPRVGYFTILRQKLHWGER, from the coding sequence GTGCAGACCCTGGTGCTCGTAGCGAAGAAGGACAAGCCCGAGGCGGCGGAGCTCGCCGCGCGAATCCGTGAACGCTATCCCGCGCTGGAGGTGCTGGGCGACCGGCTCCTGGCGCATACGCTCGGATGGCAGAAGGTGGACGACCGGGAGCTGGCGGCTCGGGCGGACCTGGTGGTGGTGCTGGGCGGGGATGGCACCCTCATCCACGCGGCCCGGCTGCTCGACGGAAGCCCCAAGCCCATCCTCGGGGTGAACCTGGGCAGCCTGGGCTTCATGACGGAGATCCCCGTCGATGGGCTGTTCTCCGCCCTGGATGATGTGCTCGCCGGCCGCTTCAAGGTGGACTCCCGGATGAAACTCACGTGCCGGCTGATCCGTGAGGGCAAGGTGGTGGTGCAGGACGAGGTCCTCAACGACGTGGTCATCAACAAGGGCGCGCTGGCGCGCATCGCGGACCACGAGGTGTCCATCGAGGACGTGCCCATCGCCACGTACAAGGCGGATGGCGTCATCCTGTCCACGCCCACCGGCTCCACGGCGTACGCGCTGTCCGCGGGGGGTCCCATCGTCCACCCGTCGGTGGATTGCACGGTGCTCGCGCCCATCTGCTCGCACGCGCTCACGCACCGTCCCATCATCGTTCCCGCGGACCGCACCATCCGGGTCGCCCTGCGGAGCGAGACGGCGGACACCTTCCTCACCCTGGACGGGCAGACGGGTCACAGCCTGCGGTGCGAGGACATCATCGAGGTGGTGCGCTCGCCCAACCGGGTGTCCCTGGTGCGCAATCCTCGCGTGGGCTACTTCACCATCCTCCGGCAGAAGCTCCACTGGGGCGAGCGGTAG
- a CDS encoding response regulator, with the protein MELAQTQGVVPRGRLLLVDDEEYILKSIRRVLRRGDWQIETASDAEEGLKALERFTPEVVISDFRMPGMNGVEFLSRVKAQVPRAQRIMLTGQADQQAIEEAINRSEIFRFISKPWNDSHLVLTVKSAFEQYALQAENERLLRVTQQQNEELRRLNAELETRVALRTHLLSQAKREWELSFDSMDTPLAVVRRDYGVRRANKAYTVLAGERLQGTLSEEGSDQLCHKLLFDRDTPCPGCPLPEALEAGKGVRAEISQRGRTYAMAAYPLTGEGRAVCAYRDISDEREMTRRLIETEKMAAVGQLAGGVAHEINNPLGGILAFAQLMKRDEGRSASDMESLELIEESALRCKRIVESLLKFSRHSKTEDRRTFQLNKCAEDSAVLFGAQLKAYPKVRLELRLTPDLPDLFGDPGQLSQVMLNLLQNGLHALPPSGGVLTLETGKDGDRCFFRVIDTGSGIDERYVARIFEPSFTTKPPGQGTGLGLSIAYRIVEDHGGIFKVDTHMGEGSRFTVYIPIPLQLERLP; encoded by the coding sequence CTGGAACTGGCGCAGACACAGGGAGTGGTGCCACGCGGACGGCTGCTGCTGGTGGACGACGAGGAGTACATCCTGAAGTCCATCCGGCGGGTGCTCCGTCGCGGCGATTGGCAGATCGAGACGGCCTCCGATGCGGAGGAGGGCCTCAAGGCCCTCGAACGCTTCACGCCGGAGGTGGTCATCTCCGACTTCAGGATGCCGGGCATGAACGGCGTGGAGTTCCTCAGCCGGGTGAAGGCGCAGGTCCCACGGGCCCAGCGCATCATGCTCACCGGTCAGGCCGATCAGCAGGCGATCGAGGAAGCCATCAACCGCTCGGAGATCTTCCGTTTCATCTCCAAGCCGTGGAACGACAGCCACCTGGTGCTCACGGTCAAGAGCGCCTTCGAGCAGTACGCGCTCCAGGCGGAGAACGAGCGGCTGCTCCGGGTGACGCAGCAGCAGAACGAGGAGCTGCGGCGGCTCAACGCGGAGTTGGAGACCCGCGTGGCGCTGCGCACGCACCTGCTGAGCCAGGCCAAGCGCGAGTGGGAGTTGTCGTTCGACTCCATGGACACGCCGCTGGCCGTGGTGCGCCGCGATTACGGCGTGCGCCGGGCCAACAAGGCGTACACGGTGCTGGCGGGTGAGCGGCTCCAGGGGACGCTGTCCGAGGAGGGCAGTGATCAGCTCTGCCACAAGCTGCTGTTCGATCGGGACACCCCCTGCCCGGGCTGTCCGCTGCCCGAGGCGCTCGAGGCCGGCAAGGGCGTGCGCGCGGAGATCAGCCAGCGCGGACGCACCTACGCCATGGCCGCCTACCCGCTGACGGGCGAGGGGCGCGCGGTGTGTGCCTACCGCGACATCAGCGACGAGCGCGAGATGACGCGCCGGCTCATCGAGACGGAGAAGATGGCGGCGGTGGGTCAGCTCGCCGGCGGTGTGGCGCATGAGATCAACAACCCGCTGGGGGGCATCCTCGCCTTCGCGCAGTTGATGAAGCGCGACGAGGGCCGCAGCGCCTCCGACATGGAGTCGTTGGAGCTCATCGAGGAGAGCGCGCTGCGCTGCAAGCGCATCGTGGAGAGCCTGCTGAAGTTCAGCCGTCACAGCAAGACGGAGGATCGCCGCACCTTCCAGCTCAACAAGTGCGCGGAGGACTCGGCGGTGCTCTTCGGGGCCCAGCTCAAGGCCTACCCCAAGGTGCGGCTGGAGCTGCGCCTGACGCCGGATCTCCCGGATCTGTTCGGCGATCCGGGACAGTTGTCGCAGGTGATGCTCAACCTGCTGCAGAACGGACTGCACGCGCTGCCGCCCTCGGGCGGGGTGCTGACCCTGGAGACGGGCAAGGACGGCGACCGCTGCTTCTTCCGGGTCATCGACACGGGCAGTGGCATCGATGAACGCTACGTGGCGCGCATCTTCGAGCCGTCCTTCACGACGAAGCCTCCCGGCCAGGGCACCGGCCTGGGTCTGTCGATCGCCTACCGGATCGTCGAGGACCACGGCGGCATCTTCAAGGTGGACACCCACATGGGTGAGGGTTCGCGCTTCACCGTCTACATCCCCATTCCCCTGCAGCTCGAGAGGTTGCCGTGA